One window from the genome of Sporomusaceae bacterium encodes:
- a CDS encoding acyltransferase, with translation MKRRYEVHPVAGKNSLRFWPDAVSPLRVIWNFTIISLGRISPSFHVKNFLYRLLGVKIGKNASVGLMVMLDIFFPETIDIGDNVIIGYNTTLLGHEFLKDEWRKGKIIIEKDVVIGANCTILPGVVIGEGAVVSAMTLVNRDIPPHSFYGGVPARDLRAGK, from the coding sequence ATGAAACGTCGTTACGAAGTACATCCCGTCGCCGGTAAAAACTCACTGCGGTTCTGGCCCGACGCGGTCAGCCCCCTCCGGGTAATCTGGAACTTCACCATCATCTCCCTCGGCCGGATTTCCCCCTCCTTCCACGTAAAAAACTTCCTCTACCGTCTCCTGGGGGTCAAAATCGGCAAAAACGCCTCCGTCGGCCTCATGGTCATGCTGGACATATTCTTCCCTGAAACCATCGACATCGGCGACAACGTCATCATCGGCTACAACACCACCCTCCTCGGCCACGAATTCCTCAAAGACGAATGGCGCAAGGGCAAAATCATCATCGAAAAGGACGTCGTCATCGGCGCCAACTGCACCATTTTGCCCGGAGTGGTCATCGGCGAGGGCGCGGTCGTCTCCGCCATGACGCTCGTCAACCGCGACATCCCGCCCCACTCCTTCTATGGCGGCGTGCCGGCGCGGGATCTGAGGGCGGGGAAATGA
- a CDS encoding DUF1405 domain-containing protein, with translation MALFYRRWFLLALVAVNAAGTVWGVVWYWEQLLDTPWYLLPLVPDSPGHAALFGIYVWWLATGRVERLGPGQTFLAWAGVLGVVKYGLWTTAIISQYLLAQGTQPGIEDWMLYFSHGGMALQGLVYMGRLPRAAVPAALTVLWLAVNDFFDYILFTHPRLPLPDQFAAAAWTNIILTALVAVLAYWLISRKTTGRA, from the coding sequence ATGGCACTCTTCTACCGGCGCTGGTTCCTGCTCGCTCTCGTCGCCGTCAACGCCGCCGGCACCGTCTGGGGCGTCGTCTGGTACTGGGAACAGCTCCTCGACACGCCGTGGTACCTCCTGCCGCTAGTTCCCGACTCGCCAGGGCATGCCGCCCTCTTCGGCATCTACGTCTGGTGGCTGGCGACCGGACGGGTGGAGCGCCTCGGCCCCGGACAGACCTTCCTGGCCTGGGCTGGCGTGCTGGGAGTAGTCAAATACGGCCTGTGGACCACCGCAATCATCAGCCAGTATCTTCTCGCTCAGGGGACCCAGCCCGGCATCGAAGACTGGATGCTCTACTTCAGCCACGGCGGCATGGCGCTCCAAGGGCTGGTCTACATGGGGCGGCTGCCCCGGGCGGCGGTGCCGGCCGCGCTAACCGTACTGTGGCTGGCAGTCAACGACTTCTTCGACTACATCCTCTTCACCCATCCCCGGCTGCCTCTGCCAGACCAGTTCGCCGCCGCCGCCTGGACCAACATCATCCTCACCGCCCTCGTGGCGGTACTGGCCTACTGGCTAATCAGCAGAAAGACAACCGGCAGGGCTTGA
- the thiL gene encoding thiamine-phosphate kinase, with translation MMHLSEIGEFGLIDRIKEGAIVEPADVVVGIGDDAAAYRPGPGLLQLITTDMLVENVHFLLDKTTPWQLGYKAIAVNLSDIAAMGGRPRQAVVSVGLPAHLPVEFVVDLYQGMKEICREFAVNIIGGDTVASPSGLVVNAAVTGEVAPAGLLKRSGSRPGDLVVVTGTLGDSACGLDLLRTPGWEEHEFAWPLVTAHLTPRPQIATGLRLAAWGAASADDISDGLASEANELAKAGGVGIKIYADRIPLSPQLVEAAALFGRQPLDYALFGGEDFELVFTIGPEKFEQITYRGGLTVVGEVTGQEQGVALVACGVARPLEPRGYNHFR, from the coding sequence AGCCGGCCGACGTCGTGGTGGGAATCGGCGACGATGCCGCCGCGTACCGCCCGGGGCCGGGCCTCTTACAGCTGATAACCACCGACATGCTGGTCGAAAACGTCCACTTCCTGCTCGATAAAACAACGCCCTGGCAGCTCGGGTACAAGGCGATCGCCGTCAACCTCAGCGATATCGCCGCCATGGGCGGCCGTCCCAGGCAAGCCGTAGTCTCGGTCGGCCTGCCTGCGCACCTGCCGGTGGAGTTCGTCGTCGACCTATATCAGGGAATGAAAGAAATCTGCCGCGAGTTCGCCGTCAACATCATCGGCGGCGACACCGTCGCCAGCCCCAGCGGCCTGGTCGTCAACGCCGCCGTCACCGGCGAAGTGGCGCCAGCAGGACTCTTGAAGCGCTCAGGATCCCGTCCCGGCGACCTTGTCGTGGTCACCGGCACCCTCGGCGACTCGGCCTGCGGCCTTGACCTGCTGCGCACCCCCGGCTGGGAGGAGCACGAATTCGCCTGGCCGCTCGTCACCGCCCACCTCACGCCGCGTCCGCAGATCGCCACCGGTCTGAGACTGGCAGCCTGGGGCGCCGCCAGCGCCGACGACATAAGCGACGGCCTGGCCAGCGAGGCCAACGAACTCGCCAAAGCCGGCGGGGTCGGGATAAAAATCTACGCCGACCGTATACCCCTTTCCCCACAGCTTGTCGAAGCGGCGGCCCTGTTCGGCCGCCAGCCGCTCGACTACGCCCTGTTCGGCGGCGAAGACTTCGAGCTGGTGTTCACCATCGGCCCGGAAAAGTTTGAACAGATCACTTATCGTGGCGGCCTGACGGTCGTCGGCGAAGTCACCGGCCAGGAACAAGGGGTAGCGCTTGTCGCCTGCGGCGTAGCCCGACCCCTCGAACCCCGCGGCTACAATCACTTTCGCTAA
- the groES gene encoding co-chaperone GroES, which produces MIKPLGDRVVIKVLEKEEKTKSGIVLPDTAKEKPQEGKIVAVGTGKVLDNGQRIALDVKEGDKVIFSKYAGTEVKIDGQDYLILSERDVLAIVE; this is translated from the coding sequence ATGATCAAGCCATTAGGCGACAGAGTAGTCATCAAAGTCCTCGAGAAGGAAGAGAAAACCAAGAGCGGCATCGTACTTCCCGACACCGCCAAAGAGAAGCCCCAGGAGGGCAAAATCGTGGCGGTCGGCACCGGTAAAGTGCTTGACAACGGTCAGCGCATCGCGCTCGACGTCAAGGAAGGCGACAAGGTCATCTTCTCCAAATATGCCGGCACCGAAGTCAAAATCGACGGCCAGGATTATCTTATCCTCAGCGAGCGGGACGTCCTGGCGATTGTTGAGTAA
- a CDS encoding response regulator — MQPLRIVIADNESIIRMDLKELLEEAGHTVVGEAADGVKAIELTRRHKPDLVVMDIKMPEMDGITAAKIISNEKIAPVLLLTAFSQKEIVEKAKDSGVLAYLVKPVKEANLFPAIEIALSRFQEFAELERELEEVKNSLETRKILDRAKGILMDAYNLNESEAYRRIQQYSMSKRKSIREVAEAIVEAATKK; from the coding sequence ATGCAACCCTTACGAATCGTCATCGCCGACAACGAATCGATAATCCGCATGGATCTCAAGGAACTCCTCGAAGAAGCGGGTCACACCGTCGTCGGCGAAGCGGCCGACGGCGTCAAGGCTATCGAACTGACCCGCCGCCACAAGCCCGACCTCGTCGTCATGGACATCAAGATGCCCGAGATGGACGGCATTACCGCCGCCAAAATCATTTCCAACGAAAAAATCGCCCCCGTGCTGCTCCTTACCGCCTTCAGCCAGAAGGAAATCGTCGAAAAGGCCAAAGATTCCGGCGTACTCGCGTACCTCGTCAAGCCGGTCAAAGAAGCCAACCTTTTCCCGGCCATCGAAATAGCTTTGTCGCGGTTTCAGGAGTTCGCCGAGCTAGAGCGCGAATTGGAAGAAGTAAAAAATTCCCTCGAAACACGCAAGATCCTCGACCGGGCCAAAGGCATCCTCATGGACGCCTATAACCTCAACGAAAGCGAAGCCTACCGCCGCATCCAGCAATACAGCATGTCCAAGCGCAAATCGATCAGAGAAGTGGCCGAGGCGATCGTCGAAGCCGCCACCAAAAAATAG
- the tsaB gene encoding tRNA (adenosine(37)-N6)-threonylcarbamoyltransferase complex dimerization subunit type 1 TsaB gives MLILALDTATLVSSVALATPERLLAELTIQTKKTHSERLMPHIEQLLALADTDKSAVGAIAVSIGPGSFTGLRIGLATAKALAYALNIPIIGVPTLAALAYGCPVPGAVLAPTMDAQKGNIYIALYRWRGGSLDEVTPPAVMTHEAAAALLSARPEPVLLLGEAAELYADTFRQAGIAIAAPHVAMPRAGSVALLGARLLAAGERHDVMGVEPLYIRRSEAEELWEKRQICRPS, from the coding sequence ATGCTGATACTGGCCCTGGACACCGCCACGCTGGTATCGAGCGTGGCCCTTGCCACCCCCGAAAGGCTGCTGGCCGAGCTGACCATCCAGACGAAGAAAACCCACTCCGAACGACTGATGCCCCACATCGAACAACTCCTGGCTCTGGCCGACACGGACAAATCCGCCGTCGGCGCCATCGCTGTCAGCATTGGTCCGGGGTCGTTCACCGGCCTGAGGATTGGTCTGGCGACCGCCAAAGCCCTGGCTTACGCCCTCAACATCCCGATAATCGGCGTTCCCACCCTGGCCGCGCTGGCCTACGGCTGTCCCGTGCCCGGAGCAGTTCTCGCGCCGACCATGGATGCCCAAAAAGGCAACATCTATATAGCCCTCTACCGGTGGCGGGGCGGCAGTCTCGACGAAGTGACGCCGCCGGCGGTTATGACCCATGAAGCCGCCGCCGCCCTGCTGTCCGCACGACCCGAGCCAGTGCTGCTCCTCGGCGAAGCGGCCGAGCTCTACGCCGACACATTCCGCCAGGCAGGAATCGCCATTGCCGCGCCTCACGTCGCCATGCCGCGGGCCGGCAGCGTCGCCCTGCTTGGCGCCAGGCTTCTCGCTGCGGGCGAACGCCACGACGTAATGGGCGTCGAGCCATTATACATCAGACGGTCGGAAGCGGAGGAATTATGGGAGAAACGTCAGATCTGCCGACCGAGCTGA
- a CDS encoding histidine kinase N-terminal domain-containing protein — protein MGIVGDVCRKTTALTAEQIEALEVVADGLQIAADLAHAQVTVYARAREAAFLVIIAQAKPHTSFIQYRPNLLGTTVSATEEPLIWRTITTGEHISGEREWALGMEVLAMQTFPVADAAGQTVAAVSFESGIEDDAAGDHSILIETAFQFLTSARVAAGTVYRPLSAREGIIILDDRGRVVYANTAAASIYKLFGVGRIIGRRVYDRQVNLRLALKAASTRQPQESELEIGNVILAQRAIPIVRGGQTVRTVMIVADITEVKKKEKELLIKSAVIQEIHHRVKNNLQTIASLLRLQARRTPSAEVKAALRESVNRILSISVVHEFLSQQDAEFIDVSEVAKNILDLVIENMLEPDFNVQTVFNGQRMVLPSDKAISLALAINELIQNSIEHGFVGRREGVIGVEILALKDIYQIDIWDNGIGLPPDFGQKESNSLGLQIIRTLVENDLGGTFRLHSRNGTRASIIVPCSTEGG, from the coding sequence ATGGGTATCGTCGGCGACGTCTGCCGAAAAACAACCGCCCTGACCGCGGAACAGATTGAGGCGCTGGAAGTCGTCGCCGACGGCCTGCAAATCGCCGCCGACCTCGCTCACGCCCAGGTCACCGTATACGCCAGAGCCCGTGAGGCCGCCTTCCTGGTCATAATCGCCCAGGCCAAGCCCCACACCAGCTTCATCCAATACAGGCCCAACCTCCTCGGCACGACGGTCAGCGCCACCGAAGAACCTCTGATATGGCGGACCATCACCACCGGCGAACACATCAGCGGCGAGCGGGAATGGGCGCTCGGCATGGAAGTGCTCGCCATGCAGACCTTTCCCGTGGCTGACGCCGCCGGCCAAACAGTCGCCGCCGTAAGCTTCGAATCCGGCATTGAGGACGACGCCGCCGGCGACCACAGTATCCTCATCGAAACAGCCTTTCAGTTCCTGACCTCGGCCCGCGTCGCCGCCGGCACCGTCTACCGCCCGCTTTCGGCCCGCGAAGGCATCATCATCCTCGACGACCGCGGGCGGGTCGTATACGCCAACACCGCCGCCGCCAGCATCTACAAACTCTTCGGCGTCGGGCGCATCATCGGCCGCCGCGTCTACGACCGCCAGGTCAACCTCCGGCTTGCCCTCAAGGCCGCCAGCACCCGCCAGCCACAGGAAAGCGAGCTCGAAATCGGCAACGTCATCCTTGCCCAGCGGGCCATCCCCATCGTCCGTGGCGGGCAGACCGTGCGCACCGTCATGATCGTCGCCGACATCACGGAAGTCAAGAAAAAAGAAAAAGAGCTCCTCATAAAATCGGCGGTCATCCAGGAAATCCATCACCGGGTAAAAAACAACCTTCAGACCATCGCCAGCCTTCTCAGGCTCCAGGCGCGCCGCACCCCTTCGGCCGAAGTCAAGGCGGCCCTGCGCGAAAGCGTCAACCGCATCCTCAGCATCTCGGTCGTCCATGAATTCCTCTCCCAGCAGGACGCCGAATTCATCGACGTATCCGAAGTCGCCAAAAACATCCTCGACCTTGTCATCGAAAACATGCTCGAGCCCGACTTCAACGTCCAGACGGTATTCAACGGTCAGCGGATGGTCCTGCCGTCCGACAAGGCGATAAGTCTGGCCCTGGCGATCAACGAGCTCATCCAGAACTCCATCGAGCACGGCTTCGTCGGCCGGCGCGAAGGAGTCATCGGCGTAGAAATCCTTGCCCTCAAAGACATCTACCAGATCGACATCTGGGACAACGGCATCGGCCTGCCGCCCGATTTTGGCCAGAAAGAGTCCAACAGCCTCGGCCTGCAAATCATCAGAACCCTCGTCGAAAACGACCTTGGCGGCACGTTCCGGCTGCACTCGCGGAACGGGACCAGGGCAAGCATAATCGTACCGTGCAGCACGGAGGGAGGATAA
- a CDS encoding alpha/beta-type small acid-soluble spore protein, whose product MARSRKPVNPAAENALDSMKFEIASELGIAERVRSQGWNTMTSADCGRVGGHMVRKMIEQYESNNLT is encoded by the coding sequence ATGGCACGCTCGAGAAAACCCGTGAATCCTGCCGCCGAAAACGCTCTTGACTCGATGAAGTTCGAAATCGCTTCCGAGCTGGGTATTGCCGAGCGCGTTCGTTCCCAGGGCTGGAACACTATGACCTCGGCCGACTGCGGTCGCGTTGGCGGTCATATGGTCCGCAAGATGATTGAGCAATATGAATCGAATAACCTCACCTAA
- the tsaD gene encoding tRNA (adenosine(37)-N6)-threonylcarbamoyltransferase complex transferase subunit TsaD, producing the protein MTLILGLETSCDETSAAVVADGRTVLSNIISSQVDLHQRYGGVVPELASRKHIENVMPVVHQALIDAGVKLADIDAIGVTYGPGLVGALLVGVAAAKALSFAAGKPLIGVNHLEGHIFANFLADPELAPPLIALVVSGGHTSLVELADYNRFRLLGQTRDDAAGEAFDKVARVLRLPYPGGPEIEKLATEGDPEAIAFPRALSGAGLEFSFSGLKSAVLNHLNVARQRGEAINEADVAASFQAAVVDVLVAKTVQAARDAGIGNVVLAGGVAANGRLRADLAARCAEYNMTLHYPPPVYCTDNAAMIACRAHYQHLAGHWAGLSLNAVPSLRLGERRY; encoded by the coding sequence TTGACCCTGATACTCGGCCTGGAGACAAGCTGCGACGAAACATCGGCGGCCGTTGTAGCCGACGGACGGACAGTCCTGTCGAACATCATATCTTCCCAAGTTGATCTGCACCAGCGCTACGGCGGTGTCGTGCCAGAGCTCGCCTCCCGCAAGCACATCGAAAACGTCATGCCGGTCGTCCACCAGGCACTCATTGACGCCGGCGTGAAACTGGCCGACATCGACGCCATCGGCGTGACCTACGGACCGGGGCTGGTGGGCGCGCTGCTTGTCGGCGTTGCCGCTGCCAAAGCCCTGTCTTTTGCCGCCGGCAAACCGCTTATCGGCGTCAACCACCTCGAGGGCCACATCTTCGCCAACTTTCTCGCCGACCCCGAACTCGCCCCCCCGCTCATCGCCCTCGTCGTATCCGGCGGCCACACCTCGCTGGTCGAGCTTGCCGACTACAACCGCTTTCGCCTCCTGGGGCAGACGCGCGACGACGCCGCCGGCGAAGCCTTCGACAAAGTGGCCCGGGTTCTCAGGCTGCCGTACCCCGGCGGCCCGGAGATCGAAAAATTGGCTACGGAAGGCGACCCTGAGGCGATCGCTTTCCCTCGCGCCCTGAGCGGCGCAGGCTTGGAATTTAGCTTCAGCGGTCTCAAATCCGCGGTCCTCAACCACCTCAACGTCGCCCGCCAGCGTGGCGAGGCAATAAACGAAGCCGACGTCGCCGCCAGCTTCCAGGCCGCGGTCGTCGACGTTCTCGTCGCAAAAACCGTGCAAGCGGCCAGAGACGCCGGCATCGGCAATGTCGTCCTGGCAGGCGGGGTGGCGGCCAACGGCCGTCTGCGCGCCGACCTCGCCGCCCGGTGCGCCGAATACAACATGACGCTCCACTACCCCCCGCCTGTCTACTGCACCGACAACGCCGCCATGATCGCCTGCCGCGCCCACTACCAGCACCTTGCCGGTCACTGGGCGGGGCTCAGCCTCAACGCCGTACCGTCCCTCAGGCTGGGAGAACGACGCTACTGA
- the tsaE gene encoding tRNA (adenosine(37)-N6)-threonylcarbamoyltransferase complex ATPase subunit type 1 TsaE translates to MLTIKTCAPAATFTCGRTLGRLLAAGDVLCLTGDLGAGKTLLVKGIAAGLGIGDDVTSPTFTILQVYETGRLPLYHFDLYRMDNENQLDDIGFADYAGADGVAVIEWADKFPAAMPDEHLLIELTGGAGESDRIIQLTPTGGRYRLLCEELSDKC, encoded by the coding sequence ATGCTGACAATAAAAACCTGCGCACCTGCCGCTACATTCACCTGCGGCCGCACCCTCGGCCGGTTGCTGGCGGCCGGCGACGTTCTTTGCCTGACCGGTGACCTGGGGGCCGGCAAAACCCTTCTCGTCAAGGGTATCGCCGCCGGCCTCGGCATCGGCGACGACGTAACCAGCCCGACCTTCACCATCCTGCAGGTATACGAAACCGGTCGCCTGCCCCTCTATCACTTCGACCTCTACCGGATGGACAACGAAAACCAACTGGACGATATCGGCTTCGCTGACTATGCCGGGGCTGACGGCGTCGCCGTCATCGAATGGGCGGACAAGTTCCCCGCCGCCATGCCGGATGAGCATCTTCTCATCGAACTGACAGGCGGCGCCGGGGAAAGCGACCGCATCATCCAACTGACGCCGACGGGCGGGCGGTACCGCCTCCTGTGCGAGGAGCTGAGCGACAAATGCTGA
- the rimI gene encoding ribosomal protein S18-alanine N-acetyltransferase, with protein MGETSDLPTELNIRAMELADIDAVLTVEESSFVTPWSRTAFVAEIEDNDLACYLVAEAEGQVVGYAGMWVILDEAHVTNVALLPAFRGRGLGSRLMGALCMIAKALGAARMTLEVRPSNNAARRLYSKLGFEARGVRPGYYTDTKEDAVIMWRDKL; from the coding sequence ATGGGAGAAACGTCAGATCTGCCGACCGAGCTGAACATCCGCGCAATGGAACTGGCCGACATAGATGCCGTGCTTACGGTGGAAGAATCGTCGTTTGTCACCCCCTGGTCCCGGACGGCGTTCGTCGCCGAGATCGAAGACAACGACCTCGCCTGCTATCTTGTCGCCGAAGCCGAAGGCCAGGTCGTCGGCTACGCCGGCATGTGGGTAATCCTCGACGAAGCCCACGTCACCAACGTTGCCCTGCTGCCGGCCTTCCGCGGCCGGGGGCTGGGATCGAGGCTTATGGGCGCGCTGTGCATGATTGCAAAGGCTCTGGGAGCAGCCCGCATGACCCTCGAAGTCAGGCCGTCCAACAACGCCGCCCGGCGCCTTTACAGCAAACTTGGTTTCGAAGCCAGGGGCGTCCGGCCCGGCTACTACACCGACACCAAAGAAGACGCCGTCATAATGTGGCGGGACAAACTGTAG